Proteins encoded by one window of Pseudomonadota bacterium:
- a CDS encoding fused MFS/spermidine synthase, with translation MSLLEAYIITFIASFCSLVIEMVAGRILAPFVGVSIYTWTSIIGVILAGISIGAYIGGRLVDRFPAKKTLGWLLLLSGVAALTIIPLTTLVAAYRFPLSLMMRIFLVTSIIFFIPGCILGTISPVVVRLTLKNLDKAGNVIGKIYAFSTLGAIIGTFATGFLLISWMGTRSIILTMGIVLILAAVFSGTLFKTKKSAIIFLIIASPCILGIHYFLYKIPLSDKTYLYKESDYYTIKLTKTTGHDKNTPLEAMILDNLIHSYVALNNPLHIEYEYERIYTDVLKWKLNKNDSFKSLTIGGGGYTFPRYMEVFYPNAQIDVVEIDPEVTKIVYNNLGLPKNTKIRTYNEDGRWYVMNCKEKYDIVFTDAYNDLSIPYHLTTKEFMEQIKGVMNLGGILMSNIIDNFQKGAFLPSYIKTLREVFGQKNVYLISVSPDFKNTKISTFIVVAGNGGINIKDFSDHIKSRMEGKATSAIIPENLMEEFINNRYSIIIKDDYAPIDNLIAPVFEERFGYRRS, from the coding sequence TTTGTCGGCGTTTCCATATATACATGGACAAGCATTATAGGGGTTATTCTTGCAGGAATAAGCATAGGTGCATATATCGGTGGAAGACTGGTAGACAGGTTCCCTGCTAAAAAAACACTTGGGTGGCTCTTGTTATTGTCGGGAGTCGCAGCCCTTACAATCATCCCGCTTACAACACTCGTTGCGGCATACCGCTTTCCCCTCTCTTTGATGATGCGTATTTTTCTCGTTACCTCAATAATTTTCTTTATACCCGGTTGTATACTCGGCACCATTTCTCCTGTTGTAGTGAGACTGACGCTGAAAAACCTCGACAAAGCAGGCAATGTCATAGGCAAGATATATGCCTTTTCAACTCTGGGGGCAATAATCGGTACATTTGCTACAGGTTTTTTGCTTATTTCCTGGATGGGGACAAGAAGCATTATTTTAACAATGGGGATAGTACTGATTCTTGCAGCAGTATTTTCAGGCACACTGTTTAAGACAAAGAAGTCGGCAATCATATTTCTTATTATTGCATCACCTTGCATTTTGGGGATACATTACTTCCTTTATAAAATCCCTCTTTCAGATAAAACCTATCTCTATAAAGAAAGCGATTATTACACCATAAAACTTACAAAGACAACCGGCCATGACAAGAATACGCCTCTTGAAGCCATGATCCTTGACAACCTGATACATTCTTATGTAGCGCTCAACAATCCGCTTCATATAGAATATGAATATGAAAGAATATATACTGACGTACTGAAGTGGAAACTCAATAAAAACGATAGTTTTAAAAGTCTCACAATCGGTGGGGGTGGATATACCTTTCCGAGATACATGGAAGTTTTTTATCCGAACGCACAAATAGATGTTGTGGAAATAGATCCGGAAGTTACAAAAATTGTCTATAATAACCTTGGATTGCCGAAAAACACAAAAATCAGAACATACAATGAAGACGGCCGGTGGTATGTAATGAACTGCAAAGAAAAATACGATATCGTTTTCACTGATGCATATAACGATCTTTCCATCCCCTACCACCTGACAACAAAAGAATTTATGGAGCAGATCAAAGGGGTTATGAATCTAGGCGGCATCCTCATGTCAAACATCATCGACAATTTTCAAAAGGGGGCATTCCTGCCTTCCTATATAAAAACACTGCGGGAGGTCTTCGGACAAAAAAATGTATATCTTATATCGGTCAGCCCTGACTTTAAAAACACTAAGATCAGCACGTTCATAGTAGTCGCAGGTAACGGCGGTATTAACATAAAGGACTTTTCAGATCATATAAAGAGCCGTATGGAAGGTAAGGCCACATCTGCCATTATACCGGAAAATCTGATGGAAGAATTCATCAACAATAGATATTCTATCATCATTAAAGACGATTATGCACCGATCGATAACCTCATCGCTCCTGTTTTTGAAGAAAGGTTCGGATACAGAAGGAGCTGA
- a CDS encoding tyrosine-type recombinase/integrase gives MRQKKRNITLDAPVLKQGNIKRRKGSNKLYVDFYYFGKRITKSTELDDNPANEIKVREFLDRTMERIENGAFKFAEAFPGASEAEKVYFTQHEGREYRPEPHQVLFGEYAKEWIETILPSFSSSTKRKDYREAIETRILPYFKNVSFYQITSATVFIFTETLVRSQGREKGKPLSTSRKVNVLIPLRAIWNDACDHYRWLLKSPFDNLNKRLTKTEKKEHVVIRFDEWLLFLKHLEAYYRPIAEIMILTGMISSEIGGLRKEDIEGNYINVKSSYVLGEDKKSLKTAFRRRKILITRAIRERLDTILKRSDSSYVFTMEDGKRFDSSRFCKIWKKAVKASGIIHVTSYSARHSFAAWSLIVGINPLRLVKLMGHASKQMVYEVYGNYVEGLEKDGEKMLEYFGRDFVFTQKSKFPVPYGDSTGDSRERFGLTP, from the coding sequence ATGAGACAGAAAAAAAGAAACATCACGCTTGATGCCCCAGTTCTCAAGCAGGGGAACATCAAGAGGCGTAAGGGATCAAACAAACTCTATGTGGATTTCTACTACTTTGGCAAACGGATCACTAAGTCAACGGAGCTTGACGACAACCCGGCCAATGAAATTAAAGTCAGGGAGTTTCTGGATAGAACAATGGAGCGGATAGAAAACGGTGCATTCAAATTTGCTGAGGCTTTTCCAGGTGCATCGGAAGCCGAAAAAGTGTACTTTACTCAGCATGAGGGTAGGGAATACCGTCCTGAACCCCACCAGGTGCTTTTTGGTGAGTATGCCAAGGAATGGATTGAGACAATATTGCCATCTTTCAGTTCTTCAACCAAAAGAAAAGATTACCGGGAAGCTATAGAGACGCGGATACTTCCATACTTCAAAAATGTCTCTTTCTACCAGATCACCAGCGCAACGGTTTTCATTTTCACCGAGACGCTTGTCCGGTCACAGGGGAGAGAAAAGGGAAAGCCACTTTCCACCAGCCGCAAGGTAAACGTCCTGATACCCTTACGGGCCATCTGGAACGATGCCTGCGATCATTACCGGTGGCTTTTGAAGAGCCCTTTTGATAACCTGAACAAGAGGCTTACGAAAACTGAGAAGAAAGAGCACGTTGTCATTCGTTTTGATGAATGGCTCCTGTTTCTGAAACATCTGGAAGCGTACTATCGGCCCATTGCAGAGATCATGATTTTAACCGGCATGATAAGTTCTGAAATTGGTGGACTGAGGAAAGAGGACATCGAGGGCAATTATATCAACGTTAAAAGCTCCTACGTTTTGGGGGAAGACAAGAAGAGCCTGAAGACGGCCTTCCGTAGACGGAAAATCCTCATTACCAGGGCAATAAGAGAACGGCTCGATACCATTCTCAAACGCTCCGATTCTTCCTATGTCTTCACCATGGAAGACGGCAAAAGATTCGACAGTAGTCGGTTCTGCAAAATATGGAAGAAGGCGGTAAAAGCGTCCGGGATTATTCACGTTACTTCCTATTCGGCGCGGCACTCCTTTGCGGCGTGGAGCCTGATAGTCGGGATTAACCCGCTACGACTCGTTAAGCTCATGGGCCATGCCAGCAAGCAAATGGTTTATGAAGTGTACGGGAATTACGTGGAGGGGCTGGAAAAGGATGGCGAGAAAATGCTCGAATATTTTGGCAGGGACTTCGTTTTCACCCAGAAAAGCAAATTCCCGGTTCCTTATGGGGACAGTACCGGGGACAGTCGTGAAAGGTTTGGACTAACACCTTGA